A portion of the Calliphora vicina chromosome 5, idCalVici1.1, whole genome shotgun sequence genome contains these proteins:
- the LOC135959765 gene encoding uncharacterized protein LOC135959765, whose translation MPATRNIKCGKCSDGLSKTQGAIQCTSCKLWLHLKCADVAEKHLSLLKDKPASFFFKCAACSNADVDDNSFRHEMLSMKNSFECFVVKSQSDHNAFKDSIAQILSDFKNEVSTVVKEIKSDIMDCRKLINHVDSSTNMKISALETENNILHRRLNRGDFVISGLPSGLNDLDSAVISLGAFYNVTLSNSDINHVCYMHSRRLILVKLNNVGIRDKIMKEYFKQRSLTVKNIIGGEIESRVYINDHYSPAASNLNALCRKMFHQKIILKYRIVNADHLKAKLTLSDGKDVEYSMAECAELFNVNSNS comes from the coding sequence ATGCCTGCCACCAGAAATATTAAATGTGGTAAATGCTCCGATGGACTTTCGAAAACCCAAGGTGCTATCCAATGTACATCTTGCAAATTGTGGCTTCATTTAAAATGCGCTGATGTTGCTGAGAAACACCTTAGTTTGCTTAAAGATAAACCAGcttcttttttctttaaatgtgcGGCCTGTTCTAATGCTGATGTAGATGATAATTCATTTCGTCATGAAATGTTATCTATGAAAAACAGTTTTGAGTGCTTTGTCGTTAAGAGCCAGAGCGACCATAATGCATTTAAGGATTCCATTGCCCAGATTTTATCAGACTTTAAAAATGAAGTGTCTACTGTTGTTAAAGAGATCAAATCTGATATTATGGATTGCAGGAAACTAATAAATCATGTTGATTCATCTACAAATATGAAGATTTCTGCGTTGGAAACTGAAAATAATATTCTTCACAGAAGACTCAATCGTGGTGACTTCGTAATTAGTGGTTTGCCCTCTGGCCTAAATGATTTGGATTCTGCTGTTATCTCCCTGGGTGCATTTTATAATGTTACCTTATCTAATTCTGATATTAACCATGTATGTTATATGCACAGCAGGAGACTTATTTTGGTAAAACTAAATAATGTTGGTATAAGGGACAAAATAATGAAGGAATATTTTAAGCAACGTTCCCTTactgtaaaaaatattattggagGTGAGATTGAGAGTCGTGTATATATTAACGACCACTATTCCCCAGCTGCTTCTAATTTAAACGCTTTGTGCCGGAAGATgtttcatcaaaaaatcattttgaagTACAGGATTGTTAATGCTGACCATTTAAAAGCAAAGCTTACTCTTAGTGATGGAAAGGATGTTGAATATAGTATGGCGGAATGTGCTGAACTTTTCAATGTTAATTCtaacagttag